The sequence CTGTTTATTAATGATGAGCAGCACAGTCGTGTTGCGGTGCTTTCCATGCCGGGCATTTACCAGAATTCTGTGAACAACGCGGTCATCGAAGCGGGAAAAGCGCTGGAAGCGGGCATTCGCGCTGTTCTGGTATTCGGAATCCCTTCTGAAAAAGATCAGGAGGGCTCCAGTGCCTGGTTTGAGCAAGGCGTGGTTCAGCGGGCTATCCGGGAGCTGAAACGCCAATTCGGCAAAGACCTGATGGTCATTGCGGACACCTGCCTGTGCGAATACACCAGCCACGGCCACTGCGGCGTGTTGCTGGAAGGCCGGGTTTTAAACGATCCCAGCCTGGAGCTGCTGGCCCGCACCGCCGTTTCTCAGGCGGAAGCCGGGGCGGACATGATTGCCCCCTCCGATATGATGGATGGCCGGGTGGCTTACATCCGGGACGCTCTGGATGATGCAGGCTACGATGATACGCCCATTATGGCCTATTCCGCCAAGTACGCCAGCGCCCTGTACGGCCCGTTCCGGGACGCCGCGGAATCCACACCCGCCTCGGGCGACCGTAAAGGCTATCAAATGGACCCCCGGAACGCCCGGGAGGCGCTGGAAGAGGTTTCTCTGGACATTCAGGAAGGCGCCGACATTGTTATGGTCAAGCCCGCCTTGCCCTATCTGGATATCATTAGCCAGGTGCGCAAAATGACCAATCTGCCGGTGGCCGCTTACAACGTCTCCGGGGAGTACAGCATGGTGAAGGCGGCTGCCGCCAATGGCTGGCTGGATGAAAAAGCCACCGTACTGGAGCTGTTAACGGGCATCAAGCGAGCCGGAGCCGATTTGATCATTTCTTATCACGCCCTGGATGCGGCAGCTTGGCTAAAGTCCGCCCCATAAGCAGATACCTGCTTGGCAGGAGCTAGACGTAGCCCTGACGCATGGCCAGAACTGCGGCCTGGGTGCGATCATCCACACATAGTTTTTGCAGAATACTGTGGACATGGGCCTTGGCTGTGGCCTTGGTGATGG comes from Vampirovibrio chlorellavorus and encodes:
- the hemB gene encoding porphobilinogen synthase, with product MNFPITRKRRLRKTERLREAMAETHLRPADLIYPLFINDEQHSRVAVLSMPGIYQNSVNNAVIEAGKALEAGIRAVLVFGIPSEKDQEGSSAWFEQGVVQRAIRELKRQFGKDLMVIADTCLCEYTSHGHCGVLLEGRVLNDPSLELLARTAVSQAEAGADMIAPSDMMDGRVAYIRDALDDAGYDDTPIMAYSAKYASALYGPFRDAAESTPASGDRKGYQMDPRNAREALEEVSLDIQEGADIVMVKPALPYLDIISQVRKMTNLPVAAYNVSGEYSMVKAAAANGWLDEKATVLELLTGIKRAGADLIISYHALDAAAWLKSAP